The Pseudomonas triclosanedens genome has a window encoding:
- a CDS encoding DUF58 domain-containing protein has product MHSGDQPGVTVTLGELIEIRHRLREVQLFSTPSRRSPLIGLHHSRLRGRGVDFDQVRVYQAGDDVRTIDWRVTARTQEPHTKLFHEERERPVFVLVEQSTRLFFGSGLSFKSVLAARAAAFIGWSALAHNDRIGGLVFTDSECHEIRPRRSKQSLLQLLNLIVRANHGLLAGSSLSHSGDGFSMALRRAREVLRPGSLILVVCDERALGDLAEQQLALLARHTDLVLLPVSDPLDHALPAAGLLRFAQGPAQLELDTHIDEQRLAYRALGEARRERWTRLAQRLGVPLLPLSTQEELVEQLRSLLEQHQPGYAR; this is encoded by the coding sequence ATGCACAGCGGCGACCAGCCAGGCGTAACGGTGACTCTCGGCGAACTGATCGAGATTCGCCACCGCCTGCGCGAAGTCCAGTTGTTCTCCACGCCGTCGCGGCGCAGCCCGCTGATCGGCCTGCACCACTCACGGCTGCGCGGGCGCGGCGTGGACTTCGACCAGGTACGCGTGTATCAGGCCGGCGATGACGTGCGGACCATCGACTGGCGCGTCACCGCGCGCACCCAGGAGCCGCACACCAAGCTGTTCCACGAGGAGCGCGAGCGCCCGGTGTTCGTCCTCGTCGAGCAGAGCACCCGTCTGTTCTTCGGTTCCGGGCTGTCCTTCAAATCCGTTCTCGCCGCTCGCGCCGCCGCCTTCATCGGCTGGTCCGCGCTGGCGCACAACGACCGCATCGGCGGTTTGGTATTCACCGACAGCGAATGCCACGAAATCCGCCCACGACGCAGCAAGCAGAGCCTGCTGCAACTGCTCAACCTGATCGTGCGCGCCAACCACGGCCTGCTCGCCGGCTCCAGCCTGAGCCACAGCGGCGACGGCTTCAGCATGGCTTTGCGCCGCGCGCGCGAAGTCCTGCGCCCCGGCAGCCTGATCCTCGTGGTATGCGATGAGCGCGCCCTGGGCGACCTCGCCGAACAGCAACTGGCCCTGCTGGCGCGACATACCGACCTGGTGCTGCTGCCGGTCTCCGACCCGCTCGACCACGCGCTGCCCGCAGCGGGCCTCCTGCGCTTTGCGCAAGGACCGGCGCAACTGGAACTGGACACCCACATCGACGAACAGCGCCTGGCGTACCGCGCCCTCGGCGAAGCCCGCCGCGAACGCTGGACCCGCCTGGCGCAACGCCTGGGCGTTCCCCTGCTGCCACTGTCGACTCAGGAAGAACTGGTCGAGCAACTGCGCAGCCTGCTGGAACAGCACCAGCCGGGATACGCCCGATGA
- a CDS encoding DUF4381 domain-containing protein: protein MNPLDQLQPLIRPAPVAWWPPAPGWWLVAALIPILLWVLWLTRQRWQPRRVSKQTEEAPLDPLRQAALEELKRLPRPYDGAPAGPWLQAINGLLKRLSRARWPDSHSHTLSGRAWLAFLDNRCPAAGLTRWMILVEGGYRSECKLDDKAIDGLAASVETWVRKHV from the coding sequence ATGAACCCGCTCGACCAACTGCAACCGCTGATCCGCCCCGCCCCCGTGGCCTGGTGGCCTCCCGCGCCGGGCTGGTGGCTGGTCGCCGCGCTGATTCCGATCCTGCTGTGGGTGCTCTGGCTCACCCGCCAGCGCTGGCAGCCACGGCGCGTATCGAAACAGACCGAAGAAGCGCCGCTCGACCCATTGCGCCAGGCCGCTCTGGAAGAACTCAAGCGCCTGCCACGCCCTTACGATGGCGCTCCCGCCGGGCCCTGGCTGCAGGCGATCAACGGCCTGCTCAAGCGCCTGTCGCGCGCACGCTGGCCCGACAGCCACAGCCACACACTAAGCGGCCGCGCCTGGCTGGCTTTCCTCGACAACCGCTGTCCCGCCGCTGGCCTGACGCGCTGGATGATCCTGGTGGAAGGCGGCTACCGCTCCGAATGCAAGCTGGACGACAAGGCCATCGACGGGCTCGCCGCGTCGGTGGAAACCTGGGTGCGCAAGCATGTTTGA
- a CDS encoding vWA domain-containing protein — protein sequence MFELAWPWILLLAPLPWVMRYILPPADSGEAALKVSFLHELEGLAGRRARARLPAWRQQAPFILLWLCLLLAAARPQWVGAPLPIPASGRDLLLAVDVSGSMDYADMRWEDDEISRLDLVKKLFGGFIEARRGDRVGLILFGTRAYLQAPLTFDRHTVGVWLDEAMIGIAGKDTALGDAIGLAVKRLRQRPAQSRVLVLITDGANTAGEIDPRTAARLAAEEQVKVYTIGIGADPQQGGVAGLFGLNPGLDLDEPTLKAIAETTGGQYFRARNGEELQRISDSLDQLEPVEQKPTQARPALALYGWPLLAALLISVALVVRELWPPEDWRWPAWLARLRRERQP from the coding sequence ATGTTTGAGCTAGCCTGGCCGTGGATACTCCTGCTCGCCCCGCTGCCCTGGGTGATGCGCTACATCCTGCCTCCGGCGGATAGCGGCGAAGCGGCACTCAAGGTCAGCTTCCTCCACGAACTCGAAGGTCTCGCCGGCCGCCGCGCACGTGCACGCCTGCCCGCCTGGCGCCAGCAGGCGCCGTTCATCCTGCTATGGCTCTGCCTGCTACTGGCGGCAGCCCGCCCGCAATGGGTCGGCGCCCCCCTGCCGATCCCTGCCAGCGGGCGCGACCTGCTGCTCGCCGTGGATGTTTCCGGCTCGATGGACTACGCCGACATGCGCTGGGAAGACGACGAGATCAGCCGCCTGGACCTGGTGAAGAAACTCTTCGGCGGCTTCATCGAGGCGCGTCGAGGCGACCGCGTCGGGCTGATCCTGTTCGGCACCCGCGCCTATCTGCAGGCACCGCTGACCTTCGACCGCCATACCGTGGGCGTTTGGCTGGACGAGGCAATGATCGGCATCGCCGGCAAGGACACCGCCCTGGGCGACGCCATCGGCCTGGCGGTGAAACGCCTGCGCCAGCGTCCTGCGCAGAGCCGCGTGCTGGTGCTGATCACCGATGGCGCCAACACCGCCGGCGAGATCGACCCGCGCACCGCTGCCCGCCTGGCCGCTGAAGAACAAGTGAAGGTCTATACCATCGGCATCGGCGCCGACCCGCAACAAGGCGGCGTCGCCGGGCTGTTCGGCCTGAACCCGGGGCTCGACCTCGACGAACCGACCCTCAAGGCAATCGCCGAAACCACGGGTGGCCAGTATTTCCGCGCCCGTAACGGTGAGGAGTTGCAGCGGATTTCCGATAGCCTCGACCAGTTGGAGCCAGTGGAGCAGAAACCGACCCAGGCGCGCCCCGCCCTGGCGCTCTACGGCTGGCCGCTGCTGGCGGCACTGCTGATCAGCGTGGCCCTGGTGGTCCGTGAGCTCTGGCCGCCGGAAGACTGGCGCTGGCCAGCATGGCTGGCGCGTCTGCGCCGGGAGCGCCAGCCATGA